The following proteins are co-located in the Apium graveolens cultivar Ventura chromosome 5, ASM990537v1, whole genome shotgun sequence genome:
- the LOC141660273 gene encoding uncharacterized protein LOC141660273, with product MKDAKVRHILHSILDSVMSNRDIGCKTAKEIWDTLEVKCQGTTAIKKNKRTILTQEYEHFVSKSNESLTEIYDIFKKLINDLSLVDKEYDQEYSNLKFLLAFREKWDLKVTSIRDNYELDEVSLVDL from the coding sequence atgaaagatgcaaaagtgAGACATATTCTTCATAGCATTCTTGACAGTGTTATGTCTAACAGAGATATTGGATGTAAAACTGCCAAAGAAATTTGGGACACTTTAGAAGTCAAGTGTCAGGGAACAACTGCTATTAAAAAGAACAAAAGAACTATACTgacacaggagtatgagcactttgtctcaaaatctaatgagtcaCTAACTGAAATCTATGACATATTTAAAAAGCTGATCAATGACTTGTCTCTGGTTGACAAAGAATATGACCAAGAATACTCTAACTTGAAGTTCCTTCTTGCTTTCCGAGAAAAGTGggacttgaaagtcacatcaatTAGGGATAATTATGAATTGGATGAAGTTTCTCTAGTAGATTTATGA